In Leptodesmis sichuanensis A121, the following are encoded in one genomic region:
- a CDS encoding Npt1/Npt2 family nucleotide transporter — protein sequence MFAFYAVTSIGLVWLEAITTDLFLKTYTAEGLPWIYMASAGIGSGLSFLYSYLQKFLPLRRVIVVIALLMAAPLLCFWVGLSFENSYPFQLAHFSIAGIEFWQASLAGITVFLMRLWIEAINVLNDLNTSITANQLFNIREIKRTYPLISSGILVADVISGFSLGVLISWVGLNNVVLLSFVMMLIGAGILLYLSQAYQQAFPDFLRKRAAIEEQPSDFSRTRPIQGPLRRYVVLLFAFFILAQVLFLLIDFRFLGALEQQFSSSEGQIAAFLGMFNGILGVLEVAMQWLASSRVIERVGVFAASVVLPGVIALLSALLISSPAWPPQLVADLTWTQPLFMGIVLLKLLDELLHYTLFASVSPVLFQPIPDSVRSRIQAIVRGVAEPISTGVTGLALLTLSLVLKDAQLDWLFPVMLLMALVWILAILLLRARYVNLLVMSAERGQLSQDVDELELRRWVVETLDKPAPEDRKESCIDLLSKVDPKSAGEVLAPHLTNFSPKLQHRGLEAMLLYPNPAYLPQVKTLVELSPPPDVLALALRFVWLTEASPDIRQLRPYLRTDVDPEVRGTAASLMLRRGNPTQKAEATTALRRMLTHKLERERVMGCRALADANYLQALRIYIPTLLQDKSLRVRRAILEAIAATHLEEFYPSLLRGLQYKSTREAAMKALVRLDNEAIPMLVKLAEDVQKPDAVRLRAWQAIGLIGSLEALDALISHLMIAWGTNRRNILRILLEMPRDVGIESVLDRMGRSGVEQLIDQELMFIGQLYGALMDLAPDRVRLREADLLRRALKALQMDAQERIFMLMQFLYPIGAVKAAAFNLQSASRSNVARGLEILDNTLDIPSKRALLNVLDGNSDWEKLRSLSELVEYNPAQPSDRLRRLLELRHFLSDWAIACCFHLARQARWTLTAEQTISCLRHPKGFVREAVLAYLWMASPRAMPKLLQQLQRDPDRLVVDQVQTMLKKMGHTNSVVPLPPNSGESYTNS from the coding sequence ATGTTTGCATTTTATGCCGTCACCTCTATTGGGTTGGTCTGGTTAGAGGCAATTACAACAGATCTATTTCTGAAAACTTACACGGCTGAGGGATTGCCCTGGATCTACATGGCCAGTGCTGGGATTGGTTCTGGCTTGAGCTTTCTCTACTCCTACCTGCAGAAATTTTTGCCCTTGCGCCGGGTAATTGTCGTTATTGCCTTGCTGATGGCTGCTCCCCTGCTCTGCTTCTGGGTTGGCCTCAGCTTTGAGAATTCCTATCCTTTTCAACTTGCCCACTTCTCGATCGCTGGCATTGAATTTTGGCAGGCCAGCCTTGCCGGGATTACCGTCTTTCTCATGCGGCTATGGATTGAGGCGATTAACGTGTTGAATGACCTCAATACCTCAATTACCGCGAACCAACTGTTTAACATTCGGGAGATTAAACGCACCTACCCCCTGATCAGCAGCGGCATTTTGGTGGCAGATGTGATCAGCGGTTTCTCGCTGGGAGTCTTAATTTCTTGGGTCGGGTTGAACAATGTGGTGCTGTTGTCGTTTGTGATGATGCTGATTGGGGCCGGAATTCTGCTCTATCTCAGTCAGGCTTACCAGCAGGCATTTCCCGACTTTCTGCGAAAACGGGCTGCGATCGAGGAACAGCCTTCTGACTTCTCCAGAACCCGCCCAATTCAAGGGCCGCTCAGGCGCTATGTAGTGCTGCTGTTTGCCTTTTTTATCCTGGCTCAGGTGCTGTTTTTGCTGATAGATTTTCGCTTTTTGGGTGCGCTGGAGCAACAATTTTCTAGCTCTGAAGGTCAGATTGCGGCATTCCTGGGGATGTTCAATGGCATTCTGGGGGTTCTGGAAGTGGCGATGCAGTGGTTAGCCTCCAGTCGGGTGATTGAACGGGTGGGGGTATTTGCGGCCTCGGTTGTGTTACCGGGAGTGATCGCCCTTCTGAGTGCTTTATTGATCTCCAGTCCGGCATGGCCCCCTCAACTGGTGGCTGATCTTACCTGGACACAGCCCTTATTTATGGGAATTGTTCTGCTTAAACTTCTGGATGAGCTATTGCACTACACGCTGTTTGCGAGTGTCAGTCCGGTGCTTTTCCAGCCGATTCCAGATAGCGTTCGGAGTCGGATTCAGGCGATCGTCAGAGGAGTTGCCGAACCCATTTCTACGGGAGTGACTGGACTGGCCTTACTGACTCTCAGCTTGGTTCTGAAAGATGCCCAGTTGGATTGGTTATTTCCCGTCATGCTACTGATGGCTCTGGTCTGGATTTTGGCCATTTTGCTGCTGCGGGCCAGGTATGTCAATCTACTGGTCATGAGTGCAGAGCGGGGTCAACTCAGTCAGGATGTGGATGAACTGGAACTGCGTCGTTGGGTGGTGGAAACCCTTGATAAACCAGCTCCCGAAGACCGCAAAGAGTCCTGTATTGATCTACTCAGTAAGGTTGATCCAAAAAGCGCAGGAGAGGTGCTGGCTCCTCATCTCACAAATTTTTCTCCTAAACTCCAGCATCGGGGATTGGAGGCCATGTTGCTGTATCCTAATCCCGCTTATCTGCCTCAGGTCAAAACGCTGGTTGAGCTCTCGCCTCCCCCTGATGTGTTGGCTCTGGCTTTGCGATTTGTCTGGTTAACGGAAGCATCCCCCGATATCCGGCAATTGCGGCCCTATTTGCGGACAGATGTGGATCCAGAGGTTCGTGGTACAGCGGCTTCTTTGATGCTACGCCGGGGGAATCCAACTCAAAAGGCCGAGGCAACCACGGCCTTGAGACGAATGCTGACTCACAAATTAGAGCGGGAACGGGTCATGGGATGTCGTGCGCTGGCAGATGCAAATTATCTGCAAGCACTCCGAATCTACATCCCAACATTGTTGCAGGATAAGTCGCTGCGGGTGAGGCGGGCAATTTTGGAGGCGATCGCAGCCACCCATCTGGAAGAATTCTACCCATCGCTACTGCGGGGATTGCAGTATAAATCTACGCGGGAAGCAGCGATGAAAGCTCTGGTGCGGCTGGATAATGAGGCCATTCCGATGCTGGTAAAGCTGGCTGAGGATGTGCAAAAGCCGGATGCAGTCAGGCTACGGGCATGGCAGGCGATCGGTTTGATTGGCAGTCTGGAAGCCCTCGATGCCCTCATTTCCCATTTAATGATTGCCTGGGGAACGAATCGCCGCAATATTTTGCGAATTTTGTTAGAAATGCCGCGAGATGTGGGGATTGAGAGTGTACTTGATCGGATGGGACGCAGTGGCGTTGAGCAATTAATTGATCAAGAACTGATGTTCATCGGCCAACTGTATGGAGCCTTGATGGATCTTGCCCCAGATCGGGTGCGGCTGCGAGAAGCCGATTTGCTCAGACGGGCGTTGAAAGCATTGCAGATGGATGCCCAGGAACGAATTTTCATGCTGATGCAGTTTCTGTATCCGATTGGAGCAGTGAAAGCGGCAGCCTTTAATCTGCAATCGGCCTCCCGGAGCAACGTGGCACGGGGATTGGAAATTTTAGATAATACTCTGGATATTCCCAGCAAACGGGCCTTGCTCAATGTTTTAGATGGCAATTCAGATTGGGAAAAGTTGCGTAGCCTATCTGAGCTTGTGGAGTATAATCCGGCCCAGCCTAGCGATCGCTTGCGTCGATTGCTGGAGTTGCGTCACTTCCTGTCAGATTGGGCGATCGCCTGCTGTTTTCACCTGGCCCGTCAGGCCCGTTGGACTTTAACGGCGGAACAAACCATTTCCTGCCTCCGCCATCCCAAGGGCTTTGTCCGCGAAGCTGTGCTGGCCTATTTGTGGATGGCGTCTCCTCGCGCTATGCCGAAATTGCTGCAGCAGCTGCAGCGTGATCCCGATCGCCTGGTGGTGGATCAGGTGCAAACCATGCTGAAAAAAATGGGGCATACAAACAGTGTTGTTCCCCTGCCTCCCAATTCTGGGGAAAGTTATACCAATTCTTAA
- the infC gene encoding translation initiation factor IF-3, with amino-acid sequence MTGNKPTRDLPIINERIRFPKIRVIDSDNSQLGIMTPREALQLAEEKELDLVLVTDKADPPVCRIIDYGKFKFERDKKEKEAKKKQHTVDVKEVKMRYKIEEHDYNVRLNQAKRFLKDGDKVKATIMFRGREIQHSDIARDLLTRLATDLQELAEVQQTPKQEGRNMMMLLAPKK; translated from the coding sequence GTGACTGGAAATAAGCCAACCCGCGACCTACCAATCATTAACGAACGTATTCGATTTCCCAAAATCCGAGTAATTGATTCTGACAACTCCCAGCTAGGGATCATGACTCCTCGGGAAGCGCTGCAGCTCGCAGAAGAGAAGGAACTAGACCTGGTGCTGGTCACAGATAAGGCAGATCCCCCTGTCTGCCGAATTATTGACTATGGAAAATTCAAGTTTGAACGGGACAAGAAAGAAAAGGAAGCCAAGAAGAAGCAGCATACCGTTGACGTTAAAGAAGTCAAGATGCGCTACAAAATTGAGGAACATGATTACAATGTCCGCCTCAACCAAGCCAAGCGCTTTCTGAAAGATGGCGATAAGGTAAAAGCCACCATTATGTTTAGAGGACGGGAAATTCAGCATAGCGACATTGCTAGAGATTTGCTGACTCGTCTGGCAACAGATCTACAAGAACTGGCTGAAGTGCAACAAACGCCTAAGCAAGAAGGACGAAACATGATGATGCTCCTGGCTCCCAAGAAGTAA
- a CDS encoding alpha/beta fold hydrolase, with amino-acid sequence MTQCLPWYRRVGRQRDWVWRGWQTRYLYVPCSTSDRSTPLILLHGFGASIGHWRHNLAELGQAHPVYALDLLGFGASEKASVSYGLELWVEQVYDFWQTFIGQPVVLIGNSIGSLVCLAIASAHPEMVKGIVMLNLPDSSVLENPQWVQTTLNLLNPLTKPTLGIAKWLFTTPLVFNLVFWMIRSPCFIRLWAKQAYATPTAITDELLEILSEPAYDRGAARTLRKMVKGKAKSSVNYSAKTVLPTLEIPMLLFWGLKDMMVPPKLARLFLKYNANLKLIEIENAGHCPHDECPELVNREILNWIASWDAPAKNRIAVENLQSS; translated from the coding sequence GTGACACAGTGTTTGCCCTGGTATCGCCGAGTCGGTCGGCAGCGAGATTGGGTATGGCGAGGTTGGCAGACGCGCTATCTCTACGTTCCCTGTAGCACCAGCGATCGCTCCACCCCTTTGATCCTGCTGCATGGATTTGGAGCATCCATTGGGCACTGGCGGCATAATTTAGCGGAATTGGGTCAGGCTCATCCCGTCTATGCACTGGACTTACTGGGATTTGGAGCCTCGGAAAAAGCCTCTGTCTCCTATGGGTTGGAGTTATGGGTAGAACAGGTTTATGACTTCTGGCAAACCTTCATTGGGCAGCCTGTAGTCCTGATCGGGAATTCGATCGGATCCCTGGTCTGTCTGGCGATCGCCTCAGCCCATCCCGAAATGGTGAAAGGGATTGTGATGCTGAATTTGCCGGATTCGTCCGTCTTGGAAAATCCACAATGGGTCCAAACCACTCTCAACCTGCTCAACCCCCTGACCAAACCGACTTTAGGCATCGCGAAATGGCTGTTTACAACGCCCCTGGTGTTTAATCTGGTGTTCTGGATGATTCGCAGTCCCTGCTTTATTCGCCTGTGGGCAAAACAGGCTTACGCCACTCCGACAGCCATTACAGATGAATTATTAGAAATCTTATCGGAGCCAGCCTACGATCGGGGGGCCGCCCGCACTCTCCGTAAAATGGTGAAAGGTAAAGCCAAAAGCAGCGTCAATTACTCTGCCAAAACCGTTCTGCCAACTCTGGAAATTCCCATGTTGCTGTTTTGGGGCCTGAAAGACATGATGGTGCCGCCCAAACTGGCTCGGTTGTTCCTGAAATACAATGCCAATTTGAAATTAATCGAAATTGAAAATGCGGGCCACTGCCCCCACGATGAATGCCCAGAGTTAGTCAACCGCGAAATCTTAAACTGGATTGCTTCCTGGGATGCTCCTGCAAAAAATCGGATTGCTGTAGAAAACCTGCAGAGTTCCTGA
- a CDS encoding DNA double-strand break repair nuclease NurA, with translation MLDLTKLAQQMQGISHHLTQEAAATRNRIQLANTFLNQAFQQQQELVSRLQTWRDRLCFTAAEPIESLNLRASIAIPPTAHTVLATDGSQIAPSHHEIAYCYLINIGRIVLPYGQNRFPLLDSLPEVFYRPEDLYVSRQWGIRTEEWMGYRRTVSEAIALAELGAMVKGGAMGKRDGGDEGVRKGGEEATPPLDPATLPPPHASSHPPTLALTDGSLIYWFLEPLPTEARDRILIPILEAWEQLRAARIPLVGYLSASRSGESLNFLRLPACPYETPDCGKHCSDQRDRLPCQVLEPLKDAKLWAMQLEPGQRSPFWRSSANILEQYGHHQIYFCYLHVGTEVARIEVPAWVMEDSELLDLALSITLAQVQKGYGYPVSLAEAHNQAVVRGGDRARFFAFLEQEMIRAGLQNVGVSYKEARKRGSIA, from the coding sequence GTGCTTGATTTAACGAAACTGGCCCAGCAAATGCAGGGGATTAGCCATCATTTAACCCAGGAAGCAGCGGCCACCCGAAACCGTATACAATTAGCCAACACCTTTCTAAACCAGGCATTTCAGCAGCAGCAGGAGTTGGTTAGCCGCCTGCAAACCTGGCGCGATCGGCTCTGTTTTACAGCCGCGGAACCGATTGAATCCCTGAATCTACGAGCCTCTATCGCCATTCCCCCAACGGCCCATACCGTACTGGCCACCGATGGCTCCCAAATTGCTCCCAGTCACCATGAAATTGCCTACTGTTACCTGATCAATATTGGCCGTATTGTCTTGCCCTATGGCCAAAATCGCTTCCCCCTGCTGGACAGCCTTCCAGAAGTGTTTTACCGTCCCGAAGATCTGTATGTTTCCCGTCAGTGGGGCATCCGTACAGAAGAATGGATGGGCTATCGCCGTACCGTCTCCGAAGCGATCGCTCTAGCGGAATTAGGAGCGATGGTGAAAGGGGGAGCGATGGGAAAGAGAGATGGGGGAGATGAGGGAGTTAGGAAAGGTGGAGAAGAAGCAACTCCACCCCTCGACCCCGCCACCCTGCCACCCCCCCACGCCTCTTCCCATCCCCCCACCCTCGCGCTCACCGATGGTTCTCTCATTTACTGGTTCCTAGAACCCCTGCCGACAGAAGCCCGCGATCGCATCCTGATTCCCATCCTGGAAGCCTGGGAACAGTTGCGAGCAGCCAGAATTCCTTTGGTGGGTTATCTCAGTGCATCCCGCAGTGGGGAATCACTGAATTTCCTCAGATTGCCTGCCTGCCCCTACGAAACGCCGGATTGTGGAAAACACTGCAGTGATCAGCGCGATCGCTTGCCCTGTCAGGTGCTGGAACCTTTAAAAGATGCAAAACTGTGGGCCATGCAGTTAGAACCTGGACAGCGCAGCCCCTTCTGGCGGAGTTCGGCTAACATCCTGGAGCAGTATGGCCACCACCAGATCTACTTCTGCTATCTGCATGTGGGCACGGAAGTGGCTCGCATCGAAGTGCCTGCCTGGGTAATGGAAGATTCTGAACTGTTAGACTTAGCCCTCAGTATTACCCTGGCTCAGGTGCAGAAAGGGTATGGCTATCCCGTCTCTCTGGCCGAAGCCCACAATCAGGCGGTCGTCAGAGGGGGCGATCGTGCCCGCTTTTTTGCCTTTTTAGAGCAGGAAATGATCCGCGCCGGACTGCAAAACGTTGGCGTGTCCTACAAAGAAGCCCGCAAACGGGGCAGCATTGCGTGA
- a CDS encoding CAP domain-containing protein, which translates to MTTNLNFVHHSSCLHTGHPNPSPLSTSLPASGSSVTSPSDLTAPLIQGNTLSGSSAPLIPAHLEISTPVFPGSTLDSNLPISPATSAASPQTPQVDVIAQTLAPGTYDVSISPTIPAIATSLPALSPAVATPSPVPSVVETPLVAPPAAAPIPDFVQRVLNLTNQFRAANGLAPLQLNIELDAAALRHSQDMALNDYFDHNGLNGSTPASRMNQVGYSSSIYGENIAAGYDTPEEVVQGWIDSPGHRANLLNPSFTEVGIGYYYLANDTGVNNYYSYWTQDFGGGDLNPASYV; encoded by the coding sequence ATGACCACAAATTTGAATTTTGTTCATCATTCATCCTGCCTCCATACAGGACACCCTAATCCTTCACCCTTAAGTACATCGCTTCCGGCTTCTGGTTCTAGCGTTACCAGCCCATCCGATCTCACCGCTCCGCTGATACAAGGGAACACGCTATCAGGCAGTTCAGCGCCGTTAATCCCTGCCCATCTCGAAATTTCTACCCCAGTCTTTCCCGGTAGTACGCTCGACTCTAACCTGCCGATCTCACCTGCCACTTCTGCGGCTTCCCCCCAAACCCCACAGGTGGATGTAATTGCCCAAACTCTGGCTCCGGGCACTTATGATGTCAGCATCTCCCCTACCATTCCGGCGATCGCAACTTCTCTCCCCGCACTATCTCCTGCCGTAGCGACACCCTCTCCGGTTCCTTCCGTGGTGGAAACACCTCTAGTCGCGCCCCCTGCAGCCGCCCCAATTCCCGACTTTGTGCAACGGGTACTTAATCTCACCAATCAATTCCGGGCAGCTAATGGTCTAGCACCTCTGCAACTGAACATTGAATTAGATGCCGCAGCCCTGCGTCATTCTCAGGACATGGCCCTGAACGATTACTTTGACCATAATGGGCTAAATGGGTCTACTCCAGCCAGTCGCATGAATCAGGTGGGTTACAGTTCTTCTATTTATGGAGAAAATATTGCCGCTGGTTACGACACCCCTGAAGAGGTTGTTCAGGGATGGATCGACAGTCCTGGGCATCGTGCCAACTTGCTCAACCCCAGTTTCACGGAAGTTGGAATTGGCTACTATTACCTGGCTAACGATACTGGCGTGAATAATTACTACAGCTATTGGACGCAGGATTTTGGTGGCGGTGATTTGAATCCTGCAAGCTACGTCTGA
- a CDS encoding SLC13 family permease, which yields MDTWQAIAALTIFVGVIILLITEWLHLTIAALLGALLLILLNILTLDEAISYIGKSHATLGLFFGVMVMVRAFEPTRVFEYLAVQMVLLAKGQGKRLLLGIVAITTPICAVLPNATTVMLLAPLIPPLAEDIGVNFVPLLILMVFVANSSGLLTQVGDPATFIVADAINMSFLEYLWKLSLGGAIAVLVLVVLLPILFPTIWSKQLNNLDQMQVPEINHPRILALGSLIVALVLIFFVIGETLPVSISPATVALFGAALCLTLTHLSKIDSVHNILRDVDWGTLIFFMSVFVLTGGLEKTGVIISVSSLLAVIVGNNIALGTLALLFTIGLISSVVPNIPLVVVMVPLLKQYLVNTGLAGPEVLAPGFSGQFPPETLPLFYAMMSGATLGGNGTLVGASSNIVAAGVAEQHGKRIPFNVFLKYGIPVMLTQLISLALYVAIRFLVLKG from the coding sequence ATGGACACCTGGCAAGCGATCGCTGCGCTCACAATTTTTGTAGGAGTGATTATTCTGCTGATCACGGAATGGTTACATCTCACCATTGCAGCGCTGTTAGGTGCCTTGCTATTGATTCTTTTAAATATTTTGACCCTGGATGAAGCCATTTCTTACATTGGTAAAAGCCACGCCACATTGGGACTGTTTTTTGGGGTAATGGTGATGGTACGGGCCTTTGAGCCAACCCGCGTGTTTGAATATCTGGCAGTTCAAATGGTGTTGCTGGCTAAAGGGCAAGGCAAGCGCTTGTTGCTGGGAATTGTTGCCATTACAACGCCGATTTGCGCTGTGCTGCCCAATGCCACAACAGTGATGCTGCTGGCTCCGTTGATTCCACCGCTGGCAGAAGATATTGGCGTAAACTTTGTTCCTTTGCTAATCCTGATGGTGTTTGTAGCCAATAGCTCTGGCTTGTTGACGCAGGTTGGAGATCCGGCCACCTTTATTGTTGCCGATGCCATCAATATGAGTTTTTTGGAGTATTTATGGAAACTGAGCCTGGGAGGTGCGATCGCGGTACTTGTGCTGGTAGTTCTCTTACCGATCCTGTTTCCAACTATCTGGAGCAAGCAATTGAATAATTTAGACCAGATGCAAGTACCGGAAATTAATCATCCAAGGATTCTGGCCCTGGGCAGCCTGATTGTAGCTCTGGTACTAATATTTTTTGTAATTGGCGAAACGCTTCCCGTGTCTATTTCTCCAGCTACAGTGGCACTGTTTGGAGCAGCATTGTGTTTAACTCTTACCCACCTCAGCAAAATTGATTCCGTTCACAATATCTTGCGGGATGTGGATTGGGGGACCTTGATTTTCTTTATGAGTGTCTTTGTACTGACTGGGGGATTGGAGAAAACAGGCGTGATCATCAGCGTATCCAGTCTACTGGCAGTGATCGTCGGCAACAATATTGCTTTGGGAACCCTGGCACTCCTGTTTACGATTGGACTGATCTCCAGCGTTGTTCCCAACATTCCGCTAGTTGTAGTCATGGTGCCGTTGCTTAAGCAATATCTGGTAAACACAGGATTGGCTGGCCCAGAGGTACTGGCTCCCGGATTTAGTGGACAATTTCCTCCAGAAACCCTACCGCTGTTTTATGCCATGATGTCCGGCGCAACGCTGGGAGGCAACGGCACGCTGGTAGGCGCATCTTCTAACATTGTGGCGGCGGGGGTTGCGGAACAGCACGGCAAACGAATTCCCTTTAATGTCTTCCTCAAATACGGCATTCCGGTAATGCTGACGCAACTGATCTCGCTTGCTCTCTATGTAGCAATCCGCTTCCTGGTATTGAAAGGATAG
- a CDS encoding phosphomannose isomerase type II C-terminal cupin domain has protein sequence MVDTFNSSTLLHSQSPDADITRVRPWGTVTVLEEGKQYRINRIELSPGQHISTQMHYHRSEHWVVVSGTARVVCNGQETILLQKQSTYVPMGTPHRVENPGVIPLVMIEVQNGEYLGEDDIIRFEDAPSK, from the coding sequence ATGGTTGATACTTTTAACAGCTCCACCCTGCTGCATTCCCAATCTCCAGACGCAGACATCACTCGAGTTCGCCCCTGGGGCACAGTAACTGTTTTGGAAGAGGGAAAACAGTACCGAATTAACCGGATTGAATTGTCACCGGGTCAGCACATCAGTACTCAAATGCATTACCATCGCAGCGAACATTGGGTCGTTGTGTCTGGCACTGCCAGAGTGGTGTGCAATGGCCAAGAAACGATCCTGTTGCAGAAGCAATCAACCTATGTGCCAATGGGAACACCCCATCGAGTTGAGAATCCAGGCGTGATTCCTCTGGTGATGATTGAGGTACAGAACGGCGAGTACCTGGGAGAAGACGATATTATCCGGTTTGAGGATGCTCCAAGTAAGTGA
- a CDS encoding GerMN domain-containing protein: protein MQDQQPRRSIPLAVVAGVSALAIGVGSAIAWWTTHQPNHIGPNATHQAQQGQPNEESRPPALPATPDASKASPSSPAPAPADHSPQVYWLKPVGDRWQLVPTPIQGTVPSNLEIGMQAALNQLLAGPVNPDASTTIPAGTTLRSVTMKPDGVHVDLSPEFQKGGGSASMIGRVAQVIYTATSSDPEAKVWLSIAGKPLETLGGEGLMLEYPITRDQFQKDFPNQVVQ from the coding sequence ATGCAAGACCAACAACCCCGTCGTTCAATTCCCCTGGCTGTAGTTGCGGGTGTTTCAGCCTTAGCGATCGGAGTTGGAAGCGCGATCGCCTGGTGGACTACTCACCAGCCAAATCACATTGGCCCCAACGCCACGCATCAGGCTCAACAGGGACAACCCAACGAAGAGTCCAGGCCACCTGCCTTGCCTGCTACTCCGGATGCCAGCAAAGCGTCTCCATCTAGTCCTGCTCCTGCCCCTGCAGACCATTCACCGCAGGTTTATTGGTTAAAGCCAGTGGGCGATCGCTGGCAACTGGTGCCAACTCCTATTCAAGGAACGGTTCCCAGTAACTTGGAGATCGGAATGCAAGCGGCTCTTAATCAACTCCTGGCAGGTCCAGTCAATCCCGATGCCAGTACCACCATTCCTGCAGGCACCACGCTACGAAGTGTAACGATGAAACCGGATGGCGTTCATGTCGATCTATCCCCTGAGTTCCAAAAAGGCGGTGGCAGTGCATCCATGATTGGGAGAGTGGCCCAGGTGATTTACACCGCAACCAGTTCTGATCCTGAGGCCAAGGTCTGGTTATCGATCGCGGGCAAACCTCTGGAAACTTTGGGAGGTGAGGGACTGATGCTGGAATATCCCATTACCCGCGACCAGTTCCAGAAAGACTTTCCCAACCAGGTTGTTCAATAG